The sequence GGGCAAGTACAGCGACAAGATCGATTCGGGGACCCGCAAGGCCAAGGAAGCCGTGGACAAGCTCGGCCAGAAGGACGGCGGGACGCCCGGGACCCCGGGTGCGCCGGGTACGCCCGGGAGCACCCCCGGCGGCTCCGGTACCACGCCTCCCCCGCCGCCGCCCGCGCACTG is a genomic window of Streptomyces sp. YPW6 containing:
- a CDS encoding antitoxin; this translates as MGLLDNLKAKLGPAKEKVGDLAQQHGGKIEQGLDKAARTVDQKTKGKYSDKIDSGTRKAKEAVDKLGQKDGGTPGTPGAPGTPGSTPGGSGTTPPPPPPAH